A stretch of DNA from Mucilaginibacter daejeonensis:
GGCAGGCAAGTTTCGCGAGGATCTTTACTACCGATTGAATACCGTACCACTACGCATACCTCCGCTGCGCGACCGCAAGGAAGACGTTTATCTGTTGTTCCGTAAATTTTCGGCCGATTTTACCGACAAATACCGCACGCCGGCCTTACAGTTGGACGAAGAAGCGCAGCAAGTGCTCACCAACTACAGCTGGCCGGGTAACGTACGCCAGTTAAAGAACGTGGCCGAACAATTGGCCGTGTTAGAGCGCGACCGCGTGATCACCGCGCAAACGTTGCTCAATTACATGCCGCAGGAGGCGGGTCGCAGCAACCTGCCCATGCGCCTCAACAACCAGCAGCAGGGAAACGACCTGTCGGAACGTGATATATTGTATAAGGTGCTTTTTGATATGAAGCGCGACATGGTAGAACTGAAAAAGCTGGTAGCCGAGATCATTGAGCATGGTGGCGTACCCGCCAGTTATGCCAACAACCCGCAGCAACTGGATCAGCTATACCATGATGTGAACTTGCCGGTAAGGCAGGAAACGCCACAATTTACTTTGCAGCCGCCCGTTGTAAATACGCACAGCCATCATGGTAACGAACCCGTTTTTACCCCGCATGAAGAAGAGGTGGAAGAATCATTGTCGCTTGTGGAAAAGGAGTCGGACATGATTCGTAAGGCCTTAAAGAAACACAAAGGTAAACGGAAGCTGGCCGCCAATGAACTGGGCATATCTGAACGTACCCTATATCGTAAAATAAAAGAACTGGACCTATAATGATAAAAAGATCTGTCCTGAGTGCATTAGTGTTGGTCATGAGCATGTTCTTCTCGGCTTGCTCGGTGACCTTGAGTGGTGCATCGGTGCCTTTAGAAATGAAGACCATCAACGTAGGATTTTTCGAAAATAACGCGCCCCTGGTAGTTAGTAACCTGAGTACCTTGTTCACCGAGGCGCTGAAAGATCGTATCCGTTCACAATCTCGCCTCAGCATCGTACGTGGAGAGGCCGATGCTATTATGGAAGGTACTATTACCGGTTACTCGATAGCGCCGGTATCTATCCAGGCCACTAACAACAATACAGCGCCTATCGCTACGGCATCACGCCTTACGATCACCGTGAGCGTTAAGTATGTGAACAATACTAAGGACAAAGCCAAATCGCCCAACTTTGAGCAATCATTCTCCAGGTATACCGATTTTACGGGCGATATCAACTCGCAGGAGCAGGCGCTGATCAGGATCGTTAACCAGCAGCTTACCGAGGATATTTTCAACAAAGCTTTTGCTAACTGGTAATGAATTTATTACTTTCAACCACGTGCAACATCATATGAATAATAGTCCGGCTCA
This window harbors:
- a CDS encoding sigma-54 interaction domain-containing protein, with protein sequence MNVQEIKQRFGIIGNSPLLNRAIDIANQVAPTDISVLITGESGSGKEAFSHIIHQLSARKHGPFIAVNCGAIPEGTIDSELFGHEKGAYTGAIGERKGYFETVNGGTIFLDEIGEMPLGTQARLLRVLESGQFIRVGSSKVEKTNVRVIAATNVDVYEAVKAGKFREDLYYRLNTVPLRIPPLRDRKEDVYLLFRKFSADFTDKYRTPALQLDEEAQQVLTNYSWPGNVRQLKNVAEQLAVLERDRVITAQTLLNYMPQEAGRSNLPMRLNNQQQGNDLSERDILYKVLFDMKRDMVELKKLVAEIIEHGGVPASYANNPQQLDQLYHDVNLPVRQETPQFTLQPPVVNTHSHHGNEPVFTPHEEEVEESLSLVEKESDMIRKALKKHKGKRKLAANELGISERTLYRKIKELDL
- a CDS encoding LptE family protein, which produces MIKRSVLSALVLVMSMFFSACSVTLSGASVPLEMKTINVGFFENNAPLVVSNLSTLFTEALKDRIRSQSRLSIVRGEADAIMEGTITGYSIAPVSIQATNNNTAPIATASRLTITVSVKYVNNTKDKAKSPNFEQSFSRYTDFTGDINSQEQALIRIVNQQLTEDIFNKAFANW